A single Leguminivora glycinivorella isolate SPB_JAAS2020 chromosome 25, LegGlyc_1.1, whole genome shotgun sequence DNA region contains:
- the LOC125239111 gene encoding uncharacterized protein LOC125239111, giving the protein MSTDADKETACPSVSANQSGGDESTAEKASKKKKPSRKVCFPDEEHLVTQYFEPANPWHNVPATTRAQLAAEYLESCRRHNTPPIDSVLLQIRELPEGVIGGGIRAPRLTLSSCSLLGSAPCDALEAVLHRAQFRRLELECDIDDEGAEALFDMIEYYESATTVAITGPRHFGIRGWQAASRMIKKSAELSELEVSDGPVEATHAPVLARALRPAACRLRSLCLQRASLAGEPLLCLVIALKCNRSVRELRLCDNRLTAADAAQIAGLLKINSRIQLLDLSNNQIQDAGVGHIADALVEQSTQSPPSANSSPMSPHNCPLMGGGYEARGLAFLVLWNNQLTRNAAHHLTRMVRASKSLCVLNVGRNAIGSAGVRVVGAGALLSLGLQGARILSDAAPLLQQALLQDTHLQRIDLRDNRLGAEGLQAILSAMETNTSLTQVDLDDPKESSSPTDDPVVRLTREVRALCRRNEPAAASPERRVTRKISLTCHTHCLHRSLAAEEPRAREPAPARLRSPAPSPAGSPTPHAHPSRFSVTRVTPERSPTDTTLRSPYSTPSRFKVVQVAEPPQIQVQSATPEQPTLRSSRFSVTRNMDTLYNPSAPSPPPTPMATKNMKEHCNDETVKDQPTVILVKDASDVKESDKDKTEKTKSDNTSDDTVVNSVNSVTVSDSDLEDVFRDKTETLAHEEAVSVIGDNTVTKTETKLVKTSKAVSESEKIDVQVTVTVKKETIDPPKAPVKQEKVEVVEKRDDVAMKQIEAITEDLDNLIQEMRDRTKPAKPIKVKSDCTQTDINIDSKLDTFDDVPVINRDNVVLKKNKSESSLDSPDLEVSRLMNKKLISSPFCDSSSSLEISGSSMESLNAIDQPAKPIIIQESVESDSELDRRKTDVVLSTESSIESTSEVTPVNSGNFLNMSVSSNESVSPIIFGKNKKIHGSLSSLEASVSSLESRQEKVMVTSADSGIEYSLQNPSENKEDNSSNEGTLTNNSSLKETVKKDGFQLQETLTCTPKRTSSLLDVPALKTKGLDRMRKISWVAPSPSFPIPRPEPEKESKIPGHLEKLLSLFQHPASIFSRSSEDEKKSTSNTPPRKDSSLTSSFWSWGSATEKTEEKEDVESLSEATDSTLSERVQVSFVDESFSKKLDSKTPSTDTDNTLSEFQSPQGNSEASESEIDKVTEKTTDDNLVQKCLGLSLKCDASANGNKDVARACDIVDLNKPNDLNKNYDTSKPDTNKNSGEPDSKEDKDKIEPVRPRSFAAVLKASGSENSLDKQSPETGQPVDKLPSKVIRGIKENISPENTLTSTMTKALAFELTEKQVKSQPIVNTVWEVTLDNEPKIENKVQDLAPIATIEETCDETIENAQLDYIDDIKFIDDKNTSSDSGVTLEGTDKVKDLENIDLGKDALSYLIYENQGPVPNEEATKSEAEPSLAQELRDAEIKEQLLDLSPELVVDEEAIEPDVFKEVLKTSPVVPQAKLKKANSAEDISQCEESQKKTIAFKVPEVVSTPRDIPERRTKLRSRSGSSPKSLPESLNKPSPLSKMDSVLFKKKKKVSSLGKIARDSLLALNMSEEEIAEFRRSYKLTSVESLRSLESVSEDANSQSGTSVDSRCRSCLRTSQESLMSLDSINEDCRCGEECEKPTHSGR; this is encoded by the exons GAGGCGTTGTTTGACATGATCGAGTACTATGAGAGCGCCACGACGGTAGCGATCACCGGGCCGAGGCACTTCGGCATCCGGGGCTGGCAGGCGGCCTCTAGAATGATCAAGAAG aGCGCGGAGCTATCCGAGCTGGAAGTGTCGGACGGGCCGGTGGAGGCGACGCACGCGCCGGTGCTCGCGCGCGCCCTACGCCCGGCCGCGTGTCGGCTGCGCTCGCTCTGCCTGCAGCGGGCCTCGCTCGCCGGCGAGCCTCTGCTCTGCCTCG TGATAGCGCTAAAATGCAACCGGTCCGTGCGAGAACTCCGCTTGTGCGACAACCGTCTAACCGCCGCCGACGCAGCGCAGATCGCCGGGTTACTCAAGATCAACTCCAGGATACAACTGCTAGACCTCTCCAATAACCAGATACAG GATGCGGGTGTGGGTCACATAGCGGACGCATTAGTGGAGCAGTCGACACAGTCGCCCCCCTCCGCTAATAGCTCCCCCATGTCTCCACACAACTGTCCAC TAATGGGCGGTGGTTACGAGGCGCGAGGGCTGGCGTTCCTCGTTCTGTGGAACAACCAGCTCACGAGGAACGCGGCGCATCATCTCACCAGGATGGTG CGCGCGTCAAAATCCCTGTGCGTCCTCAACGTGGGTCGCAACGCCATCGGCAGCGCCGGCGTCCGCGTCGTGGGCGCCGGCGCCCTGCTGTCTCTAGGGCTGCAGGGCGCCAGGATACTGTCTGACGCTGCTCCGCTGCTGCAGCAAGCCCTGTTGCAGGACACACACCTGCAG AGGATAGACCTGCGCGACAACCGGCTGGGCGCGGAGGGTCTGCAGGCGATCCTCTCCGCCATGGAGACCAACACCTCGCTCACGCAGGTCGACCTCGACGACCCCAAG GAGTCTTCATCTCCAACGGATGACCCCGTAGTGCGCCTGACACGAGAAGTGCGCGCCCTCTGCCGGCGAAACGAGCCCGCCGCAGCCAGCCCGGAGCGAAGAGTCACTAGAAAAATCAGTTTGACGTGCCACACACATTGTTTACATCGG AGCCTGGCGGCGGAGGAGCCCCGCGCGCGGGAGCCGGCGCCGGCGCGCCTGCGCTCGCCCGCGCCCTCCCCCGCCGGCTCGCCCACGCCGCACGCGCACCCCTCGCGCTTCTCC GTAACGCGAGTGACGCCGGAGCGGTCGCCAACGGACACGACGCTACGCTCGCCGTACTCCACCCCCTCTAGGTTCAAGGTCGTACAG GTAGCAGAGCCGCCCCAAATCCAAGTACAGTCAGCCACACCAGAGCAACCGACCTTACGCTCCTCACGGTTCTCAGTGACGCGCAACATGGACACCCTGTACAATCCTTCCGCCCCCTCACCCCCGCCCACACCCATGGCCACCAAGAATATGAAAGAACACTGTAATGACGAAACAGTGAAAGACCAACCAACTGTTATACTTGTCAAAGACGCTAGTGATGTTAAAGAGAGTGACAAAGATAAAACTGAAAAGACAAAAAGTGATAATACGAGTGATGATACTGTTGTTAATAGTGTAAATAGCGTTACAGTTAGTGATAGTGACCTCGAGGACGTGTTCCGCGACAAAACTGAGACGCTGGCCCACGAAGAGGCCGTTAGTGTAATAGGTGATAATACAGTTACTAAAACCGAGACGAAATTAGTTAAAACTAGCAAAGCGGTCAGTGAGAGTGAGAAAATTGATGTGCAGGTGACGGTTACTGTCAAGAAGGAGACTATAGATCCGCCCAAAGCGCCCGTCAAACAAGAAAAGGTAGAGGTAGTCGAAAAACGTGACGATGTCGCCATGAAACAGATAGAAGCGATCACGGAAGACCTAGACAATCTCATACAGGAGATGCGCGACAGAACCAAACCCGCTAAACCTATCAAAGTGAAGAGTGACTGCACGCAAACTGATATAAATATAGATAGCAAATTAGATACCTTTGACGATGTACCTGTTATTAATCGAGATAATGTAGTTCTTAAGAAAAACAAAAGCGAATCGAGCCTGGACAGCCCCGATCTGGAAGTTTCGAGGCTTATGAACAAAAAATTAATCAGCAGCCCTTTCTGTGACAGCAGCTCCTCTTTGGAAATATCCGGGAGCTCCATGGAGAGTCTGAACGCGATAGACCAGCCGGCCAAACCGATCATCATACAGGAATCTGTTGAGTCTGATTCCGAACTTGATAGAAGAAAAACTGATGTGGTATTGTCTACCGAGAGTAGCATAGAATCCACGAGTGAAGTCACTCCCGTCAACAGCGGGAACTTCTTGAACATGTCTGTCAGCTCCAACGAGAGTGTGTCTCCgataatatttgggaaaaacAAGAAGATACACGGATCCCTCTCCAGCTTGGAAGCGAGCGTGAGTTCCTTGGAATCCAGACAAGAAAAAGTTATGGTGACTTCAGCCGACTCGGGTATAGAGTATTCCTTGCAAAACCCCTCTGAGAATAAAGAAGATAACTCGTCCAATGAAGGCACTTTAACTAACAATTCGAGTCTAAAAGAAACTGTAAAGAAAGATGGCTTCCAACTGCAAGAAACCCTCACTTGCACTCCCAAGAGAACGTCCAGCTTGCTTGATGTGCCTGCGCTGAAAACTAAAGGTTTGGACAGAATGAGGAAAATATCGTGGGTCGCGCCTTCACCCAGCTTCCCTATACCGAGGCCGGAACCAGAAAAAGAATCCAAAATCCCGGGCCATTTAGAAAAATTACTAAGCCTCTTCCAACACCCTGCCAGCATATTTTCTAGAAGCTCAGAGGACGAAAAGAAATCCACTTCAAATACTCCTCCTAGGAAGGACTCTTCTCTCACCAGTTCCTTTTGGTCCTGGGGCAGCGCTACCGAGAAGacagaagaaaaagaagacGTGGAAAGCCTCTCCGAAGCCACAGATTCAACTCTTTCCGAGAGAGTCCAAGTTTCTTTCGTCGATGAATCTTTCTCGAAAAAACTCGACAGCAAAACGCCGTCAACAGACACAGATAACACGCTGAGCGAGTTCCAATCCCCGCAGGGCAACTCTGAGGCTAGCGAGTCTGAAATAGATAAAGTTACCGAAAAAACCACCGATGACAATTTAGTACAAAAATGTTTAGGTTTAAGCTTAAAGTGTGACGCTAGCGCCAACGGAAACAAGGACGTGGCGAGAGCGTGTGATATAGTAGATCTCAATAAACCCAAcgacttaaataaaaactatgatacGAGTAAGCCAGACACCAATAAGAATTCCGGCGAACCGGATTCTAAAGAAGATAAAGACAAAATAGAACCAGTTAGACCCAGATCCTTCGCTGCGGTCCTAAAAGCGTCCGGTTCGGAAAATTCTCTAGACAAACAGAGTCCGGAAACCGGACAACCCGTCGACAAACTACCCAGCAAGGTCATCCGAGGCATCAAAGAAAATATAAGCCCAGAGAACACATTAACATCCACTATGACTAAAGCTCTAGCTTTTGAACTAACGGAGAAACAGGTTAAAAGTCAACCGATAGTTAACACCGTTTGGGAAGTAACGTTAGACAATGAACCTAAAATAGAAAACAAGGTCCAAGATTTAGCGCCTATAGCTACTATAGAGGAGACCTGTGACGAAACTATAGAAAACGCGCAGTTAGATTACATTGACGACATCAAGTTCATTGATGACAAAAACACTTCGAGCGATAGCGGCGTCACTTTGGAAGGTACTGACAAAGTAAAAGATTTGGAAAACATAGATTTGGGTAAAGATGCACTTTCGTACCTCATTTACGAAAACCAGGGACCTGTACCTAATGAAGAAGCAACTAAGTCTGAAGCTGAACCTAGCTTAGCTCAAGAATTGAGAGACGCTGAAATTAAAGAGCAACTTCTCGATCTATCACCAGAATTAGTTGTAGATGAAGAAGCGATAGAGCCGGATGTATTCAAAGAAGTTTTAAAAACCTCTCCTGTCGTCCCTCAAGCGAAGCTCAAGAAAGCTAACTCAGCTGAAGACATCTCACAATGCGAGGAGAGTCAAAAGAAAACCATCGCGTTCAAAGTGCCTGAAGTAGTCTCAACACCGAGAGATATCCCGGAGAGGAGAACGAAATTACGATCACGCAGCGGTTCCAGCCCCAAATCTTTACCGGAGAGTTTGAACAAACCTTCCCCGTTATCCAAAATGGACTCTGTTTTGtttaagaaaaagaaaaaggtGTCGTCTCTAGGGAAAATAGCTAGAGATTCTCTCCTCGCTTTGAATATGAGCGAAGAAGAGATAGCAGAGTTCAGACGGTCGTACAAGCTTACTTCCGTAGAGAGTTTGAGGTCTTTGGAGTCTGTGTCGGAAGATGCAAACTCTCAAAGTGGGACTTCGGTTGATTCTAGATGCAGGTCATGTCTGCGGACGTCTCAAGAGAGCCTCATGTCGCTGGACTCTATAAACGAGGACTGCCGCTGCGGAGAGGAGTGTGAGAAGCCGACCCACTCGGGGAGGTAA
- the LOC125239461 gene encoding ribonuclease H2 subunit C — translation MSIHVENTLQKTNKEAFEQRAHYVPCKVEEDGPANVEKYFEPYVVEEDGELTASFRGHPLDGTKMSFPEGYRAVVANEAKRPLSEDADRKFHVVGGFKDFIYWNWDKKPSKNDNMVKALDWIEIADAIHGD, via the exons ATGTCGATTCACGTAGAAAATACAttacaaaaaacgaataaagAAGCCTTTGAACAGCGTGCACATTACGTGCCTTGTAAAGTGGAAGAAGATGGACCTGCTAATGTTGAGAAATATTTCGAGCCGTACGTTGTTGAAGAAGATGGAG AATTAACGGCGTCCTTCCGTGGTCACCCTCTAGACGGCACCAAGATGAGTTTTCCTGAGGGTTACAGAGCCGTAGTCGCCAATGAGGCCAAGAGACCACTCTCAGAAGACGCTGATCGCAAATTCCAC GTAGTAGGAGGCTTCAAAGACTTCATATACTGGAATTGGGATAAGAAGCCGTCCAAGAATGACAACATGGTCAAAGCGCTGGATTGGATAGAGATCGCTGATGCG ATCCATGGTGATTGA